Within Brassica oleracea var. oleracea cultivar TO1000 unplaced genomic scaffold, BOL UnpScaffold09842, whole genome shotgun sequence, the genomic segment TCTCCATTTTTTTAGAACTTCATCTGAAACCGAAGGAGTCGATGACCATCTGACGACCGTGGGTTGCGGCGTACACAAGATTGTGATGAAAACAATGCTAAGCCACAGTATGCATTCATCCACCTAGCAAAAGTAATACGACCAACTGAAACTCATAAAGACAGAGGTAAAAAGTAAGCGATCACAAGTTCATGTTTATTAACTAACCTCGGACATCAAAATCTTGGACTTAGTTTGTGTGCTTCCGTGGTAACTCTCCATTCTATCGATCTCTAAACCTGATTCTTTCATAGCCATAAGTTCTTTTCTCAAATCTTCATCCGTGCAACCGAGAGCATATGCGTTCATACCAGCAGA encodes:
- the LOC106322204 gene encoding uncharacterized protein LOC106322204, whose protein sequence is MNAYALGCTDEDLRKELMAMKESGLEIDRMESYHGSTQTKSKILMSEVDECILWLSIVFITILCTPQPTVVRWSSTPSVSDEVLKKWRGFCAVIANAYYIRGMAW